The bacterium DNA window TACTCCCAGGCTCTCGCTTGGGAGTTGACCAGCGTCCGTTTCCCCTCGGCCCAGGCCGTCGCACCCAGGAGCGTGTCGGGCGAGACCTCGGGCGGCGAGGGGCGGTAGAGCTCCCGGCGGAGGGCCATGTGCCCGCCCTGGACGAAGAGGCAGGTGGCGACCATCCCCTCCCAGATTTTGAGCCGGTCCTCGTAGCGCCGTAGGAAGCTGTTGCCGTAGGCGGTGCCTGTCTCTTCGCCCTCGGGCGGCCGCTGGACCAGGTTGCCGCTCACGCACCCGACCTCGGGGTCGGCGAAGAACTCGGCGAAACGCTTGAGCGCGTCGGGCTCGAAGCGCACGTTGGCGTCGGAGTAGACGATTATCTCGCCCCGGCACGTCGGCGAGAGGGCGTTCATCACCTGGGTCTTGCCCCGGTTCTCGGCGAAGGCCTCTATCCTGAAGCGCGGGAATCCCGGCCTCGGCTCGACCATGCCCTTCTCCTCCAGGCAGGCGCGGGCGACCTCCACGGTGCCGTCGCCGGAGCCGTCGTCGGCGATGAGGACCTCGAGCTTCTCCGCCGGGTAATCCAGGGCGAGGATGTTTTCAATCTTCGCCCGGATGTTGCCCGCCTCGTTGTGGCAGGGGATGAAGACGGTGCAGGTGGG harbors:
- a CDS encoding glycosyltransferase, which encodes MTAVIIIFWTAFGVMGLLYFAYPLLLAVLAKIIRRLPKDDPDYRPTCTVFIPCHNEAGNIRAKIENILALDYPAEKLEVLIADDGSGDGTVEVARACLEEKGMVEPRPGFPRFRIEAFAENRGKTQVMNALSPTCRGEIIVYSDANVRFEPDALKRFAEFFADPEVGCVSGNLVQRPPEGEETGTAYGNSFLRRYEDRLKIWEGMVATCLFVQGGHMALRRELYRPSPPEVSPDTLLGATAWAEGKRTLVNSQARAWEYTQSQIEGGFKREARLSVLRMSVFRHISRILPWRRHFIYNLHFFMRKKLREMTPFFMLAMLGAGAAAALAGGFYFWLAMGQALFYFLALVGWIGHDRLPGALCAPFFMVSLFAAQLVGVLKYWTGRRAVTWKPRGD